A region of Longimicrobiaceae bacterium DNA encodes the following proteins:
- a CDS encoding tail fiber domain-containing protein — translation MNQTLRKAALAAALVLAATPASAQTPDSAFAVSKSGASLFRVNVDAGSSFGGTYDSDPSGTGIPVEGAGTRMMWYPRKGAFRAGGISGTQWDAANIGSYSVAAGQDVRASGDNATAFGIRATAAQVSSFAVGEDVTASGAASVAMGYHAHTNARQGSFVFSDRSSVDTLRAGVNHSANWRVSGGFRIFTSSNLSTGVTLQSGATVSNWGQASAVISTSTGAYLSTSGVWTNNSDVRRKYAFERVAGEDVLTRLRSVPITTWSYKVDDTGVRHLGPMAQDFHRAFGLGNDSVTVNSVDESGVALASIQALDARSATQQQIIAAQQARIDALEHEAAAQRARADDLARRLERIEAVLAAQPAPAAKP, via the coding sequence ATGAACCAGACGCTCCGCAAGGCCGCGCTCGCCGCGGCCTTGGTCCTGGCGGCTACCCCCGCCTCCGCGCAGACCCCGGATTCCGCCTTCGCCGTGAGCAAGAGCGGGGCGAGCCTGTTCCGTGTGAACGTGGACGCCGGCTCCTCCTTCGGCGGCACCTACGACAGCGACCCCTCGGGTACTGGAATTCCGGTGGAGGGCGCGGGAACGCGTATGATGTGGTATCCGCGGAAGGGCGCCTTCCGCGCCGGCGGCATCAGCGGCACGCAGTGGGACGCCGCCAACATCGGCTCGTACTCGGTGGCCGCGGGACAGGACGTGCGCGCCAGCGGCGACAACGCCACGGCGTTCGGCATCCGGGCCACGGCGGCCCAGGTCAGCAGCTTCGCGGTGGGCGAGGACGTCACGGCCAGCGGCGCCGCCTCGGTCGCCATGGGCTACCACGCGCACACGAACGCGCGGCAGGGCTCGTTCGTCTTCTCGGACCGCTCGTCGGTAGACACGCTGCGGGCGGGCGTGAACCACTCGGCCAACTGGCGGGTGAGCGGCGGGTTCCGGATCTTCACCAGCAGCAACCTGAGCACCGGCGTGACCCTCCAGTCCGGCGCCACCGTCAGCAACTGGGGCCAGGCGAGCGCGGTGATCAGCACCAGCACGGGTGCCTATCTCTCCACCAGCGGCGTGTGGACCAACAACTCCGACGTGCGCCGCAAGTACGCCTTCGAGCGGGTGGCGGGCGAAGACGTGCTGACCCGGCTGCGGTCCGTGCCCATCACCACCTGGAGCTACAAGGTGGACGATACCGGCGTCCGCCACCTGGGCCCCATGGCGCAGGACTTCCACCGTGCATTCGGGCTGGGCAACGACTCGGTGACGGTGAACTCGGTGGACGAGAGCGGTGTGGCGCTCGCCAGCATCCAGGCGCTCGACGCACGCTCTGCGACGCAGCAGCAGATCATCGCGGCGCAGCAGGCCCGCATCGACGCGCTAGAGCACGAGGCCGCCGCGCAGCGCGCCCGTGCGGACGACCTGGCCCGCCGCCTGGAGCGCATCGAGGCGGTGCTCGCCGCCCAGCCCGCGCCGGCCGCCAAGCCGTAG